The genomic interval CAGCGCATCGAGCAGCTCCTCGGCATAGGCCGTGATCTTCAGGAACCACTGGGAGAGCTTCTTCTTCTCCACCGGCGCGCCGGAGCGCCAGCCGCGGCCGTCGATCACCTGCTCGTTGGCGAGCACGGTGTGGTCCACCGGATCCCAGTTGACGAAGGCCTCGCCGCGATAGGCGAGCCCGGCCTTGAAGAAGTCCAGGAACAGCTGCTGCTGGTATTTGTAATAGCCGGGATGGCAGGTCGCGAGCTCGCGGCTCCAGTCCAGCGACAGGCCCATGCGCTTCAGTTCGGCGCGCATGGTGGCGATATTGTCGTAGGTCCAGCGCGCCGGGTGGATCTTCTGGTCGCGGGCCGCATTCTCCGCCGGCAGGCCGAAGGCGTCCCAGCCCATCGGGTGCAGCACGTTGAAGCCCCGCGCCCGCTTGTAGCGCGCGACCACGTCGCCCATCGTGTAGTTCCGCACATGGCCCATATGGATGCGGCCGGACGGGTACGGAAACATCTCGAGCACGTAGTATTTCGGCAGCTTCGGGTCGTGCGCGGTCTTGAAGCTGCCGCGCTCGGCCCAGACCGACTGCCACTTGGTCTCGGTTTCCAGGAAATTGTAGCGTGATGCCATGAACGATCCGGCCTTGAACTATTCGGTCCGCGCTGTCGGACCGAACGTCCGGCCCGGCGCCGGTTCTACTGCTGCTGACCCGACATGCGCAATTGGCGGGCGCGGGTGAGGATCGCGTTTTCGAGATCCGTCCCGGTGTTGAGGGCGACCGGCGCGTCGGTCCAGGTGCCGCCCTGGTTGGTCTGGCGGAACACCGAGGCGCGGATGCCGTCGGCGCGGAGCGCGCGGCCGAGGATATAGATATTGACCTTGAACCGCTCGTCCGGCGTCTGCGGGGGCGTGTACCAGTCGGTGATGATGACGCCGCCGAAGGGATCGGCCGAGACCAGCGGCATGAAGGAGATGGTGTCCAGCGAAGCGCGCCACAGCAGGCTGTTGACGCCGACGCCGCCGGAGGCGCCGTTGTCGCCGTTGTTCTTGTCGGTGCTGAAGAGGCTGTCGGAGCCGAACACGGTGCCGTTGCCGGCGCCCGCGCCGCGCTCGGTCTTGTTGCGCTCGTCCTGGTAGGTCGGATCGCCGCCCACGCTGAAGTTGCAGGCCGTCGTGAGCCCGCCGAGCAATGCGATGATCGCGAGCGGAATCAAACGCTTGGCAAAGGCGGCCCGTCCCCAGGTCGCGGCGATTTTCATGTTGACGGCCCTTGCTGCTCCCAGATAAACGGCGGTCGCTGCGGTTGCCCGTTTTGGCGACCCGCCGAAGCCGCAATGACGTAAGCGATTTGCGGGTTTGGGGTCAAGAGCGGCAAGGTCCTTCGGGCCTTGCGTCGCGGTCGCAGGGTGGTTCTCCGCTTCGGGGTAGATTCGCTCCAAATTCAACGTCTTATCCTAGGGAAATCGCAGGCGCATCGCATGGGCCGTATCATCTGGCTGGCCAGCTATCCGAAGTCCGGCAACACCTGGATGCGGGCCTTTATCCACAACCTGCTGCGGGACCCGGGACAAGCCTACGACATCAATCGTTTGGGCGAGTATTCCTTCAGCGACTCCACCATTCATTACTATAACACCTACCTGACAAAGCCCTGGCAGGAATGGACCACCAAGGACGTCATGGAGGCCCGCTGGAAGGTCCAGCGCGACATCGGCCGGCTCTCGCCCGACGACGTCTTCGTGAAGACCCACAACGCCCATGTCGAGTTCGACGGGCTGCCGATGATCCACATGGACCTGACGGCCGGGGCCTTCTACATCGTCCGCAACCCGCTCGACGTCTGCATCTCGCTCGCCGATCACTACGCCTGCTCGATCGACGACTCGATCGGGATCCTGGCCAACAACGCCAGCGGGACCCCGAGCGGCGACCAGCTGGTGTTCGAGATCCACAAGACCTGGTCGATCCATGTCCAAAGCTGGACCCACCAGCCGGGGCCCTGGCTGCA from Terriglobales bacterium carries:
- a CDS encoding class I tRNA ligase family protein, which encodes MASRYNFLETETKWQSVWAERGSFKTAHDPKLPKYYVLEMFPYPSGRIHMGHVRNYTMGDVVARYKRARGFNVLHPMGWDAFGLPAENAARDQKIHPARWTYDNIATMRAELKRMGLSLDWSRELATCHPGYYKYQQQLFLDFFKAGLAYRGEAFVNWDPVDHTVLANEQVIDGRGWRSGAPVEKKKLSQWFLKITAYAEELLDAL
- a CDS encoding sulfotransferase domain-containing protein, yielding MGRIIWLASYPKSGNTWMRAFIHNLLRDPGQAYDINRLGEYSFSDSTIHYYNTYLTKPWQEWTTKDVMEARWKVQRDIGRLSPDDVFVKTHNAHVEFDGLPMIHMDLTAGAFYIVRNPLDVCISLADHYACSIDDSIGILANNASGTPSGDQLVFEIHKTWSIHVQSWTHQPGPWLHVVRYEDMLKKPLVTFSRAVKFLGVPAPRDRIERAIEASSFKALRAQEDAVGFRERSYKAEKFFRVGKADQWRTALSKAQVDRVVDTHKAQMERFGYWPL
- a CDS encoding DUF3576 domain-containing protein; translation: MKIAATWGRAAFAKRLIPLAIIALLGGLTTACNFSVGGDPTYQDERNKTERGAGAGNGTVFGSDSLFSTDKNNGDNGASGGVGVNSLLWRASLDTISFMPLVSADPFGGVIITDWYTPPQTPDERFKVNIYILGRALRADGIRASVFRQTNQGGTWTDAPVALNTGTDLENAILTRARQLRMSGQQQ